The following are from one region of the Anabas testudineus chromosome 2, fAnaTes1.2, whole genome shotgun sequence genome:
- the cdh19 gene encoding cadherin-7 isoform X2 has translation MGSAEEMHGWTVKMSTASVLVMVAVFSMIPGGVLSDMRGTQGLEIQQLAQGSTHLHRRLKRGWIWKQLFVPEEDPTPRVIGQLRSDSDRGEFSIKYILSGEGAGDVFEINEFTGEIRTLKKLDREEKAFYVLQAQAINRRSNEPEEPQSEFIIKVQDINDNVPQFQNEPYVSSIPEMCPTGTTVAQVAATDADDPLFGNNAKLIYSILQGEPYFSVEPKTGIIVTSWPNMDREAREQYLVVVQVKDMLGLSGGYSSSTTVTVILTDVNDNGPTFQHHLYTFVVSENAAVGTTVGRIMAEDGDIGINARMTYSLEDDLEESSTFIIKTDPVSQEGVLVLAKPLDFEVKRRFVMAAEAVNDHVDTRFLPLDEFTDKTSLKIFVEDVDEPPVFLSPLYEWKVPENAAVGTVVGSVSARDTDTVNNPIRYSIDKRSDSTKAFKIDPNNGTLTVAKALDRETTTWHNVTVEAKETAQNHLSSSVVVFIKVLDINDNVPRPARDYQPYICEGTQAGEVIQLLSAVDPDDPVEGHHFYFSMVPEKHINPNFTIRDNQDNTASIMARRSTFTRKDRTQYLLPVVITDSGSPALSSTNTLTIRVCSCQPAGHCPTGGVEALSLSMGVSLQTLLGLVVCLVTLTADLF, from the exons ATGGGAAGTGCAGAGGAAATGCATGGATGGACAGTAAAAATGAGCACAGCGAGTGTTTTGGTCATGGTGGCAGTCTTTTCTATGATTCCTGGCGGGGTGCTGAGTGATATGAGAGGTACTCAGGGCCTGGAAATCCAACAATTGGCCCAGGGGTCCACTCATCTGCACCGTCGCCTGAAGAGAGGCTGGatctggaaacagctgtttgtcCCTGAGGAAGATCCCACTCCTCGTGTTATTGGCCAG CTCAGATCTGATTCTGATCGGGGCGAGTTTTCTATCAAGTATATTTTATCAGGAGAAGGAGCCGGAGATGTGTTTGAGATAAATGAATTTACCGGTGAGATCCGGACCCTGAAGAAGCTTGACCGCGAGGAAAAGGCTTTTTATGTCCTTCAAGCCCAGGCTATCAACAGGAGGTCCAACGAACCCGAAGAGCCCCAGTCTGAGTTTATCATCAAGGTCCAGGACATCAATGACAATGTTCCCCAGTTCCAGAACGAACCGTATGTGTCCAGCATCCCAGAGATGTGTCCAACTG GGACCACAGTGGCCCAAGTGGCAGCCACAGATGCTGATGATCCTTTGTTTGGAAACAACGCCAAGCTCATCTACTCCATCCTGCAGGGGGAGCCCTACTTCTCTGTGGAGCCAAAGACAG GGATTATTGTAACGTCTTGGCCAAACATGGACCGCGAGGCCAGGGAGCAGTACCTGGTGGTGGTGCAAGTGAAAGATATGCTGGGCCTCAGTGGCGGctactcctcctccaccacagtcactgtcATTCTGACTGATGTCAACGACAATGGACCCACATTCCAGCACC atctGTACACCTTTGTTGTCTCGGAAAATGCAGCTGTGGGCACGACGGTGGGCAGGATTATGGCAGAAGATGGAGACATTGGCATTAATGCCAGAATGACCTACAGTCTGGAGGATGATCTGGAGGAAAGCTCCACTTTTATCATCAAAACAGACCCAGTGTCGCAGGAGGGAGTGCTTGTGCTAGCCAAG CCTTTGGACTTCGAGGTGAAGAGACGCTTTGTCATGGCTGCAGAGGCCGTTAATGATCACGTGGACACTCGGTTTTTGCCTCTGGATGAATTCACGGACAAGACATCACTCAAGATTTTTGTGGAGGATGTGGATGAACCTCCAGTCTTTCTTTCACCGCTCTACGAGTGGAAAGTTCCTGAGAATGCCGCTGTGGGTACTGTAGTAGGCAGTGTTAGTGccagagacactgacacagtcAATAATCCCATCAG ATATTCAATTGACAAAAGAAGCGATAGCACAAAAGCTTTCAAAATAGACCCAAACAATGGGACTCTAACTGTTGCTAAAGCTTTGGACCGAGAGACTACAACCTGGCACAATGTGACTGTTGAAGCCAAGGAAACAG CCCAGAACCATTTATCCTCCTCTGTGGTGGTGTTCATCAAAGTGCTGGACATAAACGACAATGTGCCGAGGCCTGCAAGAGATTACCAGCCATATATCTGTGAGGGGACACAGGCGGGAGAG GTCATTCAGCTGCTTAGTGCAGTGGATCCAGATGACCCTGTGGAGGGACACCACTTCTACTTCTCCATGGTCCCCGAAAAGCACATCAATCCCAACTTCACCATCAGAGATAATCAAG ACAATACGGCCAGCATCATGGCACGCAGGAGTACTTTCACTCGCAAGGATCGAACCCAGTACCTCCTGCCTGTGGTGATCACAGACAGCGGCTCTCCAGCTCTGTCCAGCACCAACACATTGACCATCAGAGTGTGCAGCTGCCAGCCGGCCGGTCATTGTCCGACAGGAGGGGTAGAGGCCCTGTCTCTGTCTATGGGGGTCAGCCTGCAAACATTGTTAGGACTTGTGGTGTGTCTGGTCACACTCACAG